A region of Flavobacterium indicum GPTSA100-9 = DSM 17447 DNA encodes the following proteins:
- a CDS encoding zinc metallopeptidase, whose amino-acid sequence MLGYYILLGGIALVSWLVSSRLQSKFDYYSKVHLRNGMSGAEIAEQMLADHGIRDVRVISTPGRLTDHYNPVDKTVNLSEAVYNQRNAAAAAVAAHECGHAVQHATAYSWLTMRSQMVPIVNVSSTLSQWLIMGGLILGIASKGLSIGYIVAVIGLVLMAVATAFSLITLPVEYDASNRALAWLKNKNMVSQQEYAGAEDSLKWAARTYLVAAIGAVASMLYWAMQVFGRRE is encoded by the coding sequence ATGTTAGGATATTATATTTTATTAGGAGGAATTGCTTTGGTAAGTTGGCTGGTAAGTAGCCGTTTACAAAGTAAGTTTGATTATTATTCAAAAGTTCATTTACGCAATGGTATGAGTGGAGCCGAAATTGCCGAACAAATGTTAGCGGATCACGGGATTAGAGATGTACGTGTTATTTCTACACCAGGGCGTTTAACGGATCATTATAATCCAGTTGATAAAACAGTCAATTTGTCTGAAGCAGTATACAACCAAAGAAATGCAGCTGCGGCAGCTGTTGCGGCTCACGAATGTGGTCATGCGGTTCAACACGCAACGGCTTACAGTTGGTTGACTATGCGTTCGCAAATGGTACCAATTGTAAATGTATCTTCAACCTTATCACAATGGTTAATCATGGGAGGTTTAATTTTAGGAATTGCTTCAAAAGGTTTGTCTATTGGTTATATTGTGGCGGTTATTGGTTTGGTTTTAATGGCGGTGGCAACAGCATTTTCATTAATTACGTTGCCTGTTGAGTACGATGCCAGTAATAGAGCCTTGGCGTGGTTAAAAAATAAAAATATGGTTTCACAGCAAGAATATGCAGGTGCAGAAGATTCTTTAAAATGGGCCGCACGTACCTATCTTGTGGCTGCAATTGGTGCAGTTGCCTCTATGTTATATTGGGCAATGCAGGTGTTTGGTAGAAGAGAATAA
- a CDS encoding TlpA family protein disulfide reductase yields the protein MRKFLFLFVICTGWLQAQQYPFLTTHAKEITLAEFQSFKTKDSLWAVDNFLESGKKYDRVYLDSIVKSNKIIHYKQLFFRDTVAQRFAVVLKERTETELKEKKLEVKVKNEELNDKIKNDKKNKKLMLGKSMQNLVLKDMQGNVYTSEDLKGKVVVVNFWFTKCVPCIKEIPDLNALKKEFGTDQVLYFAVTFDAKELLQEFVKKNTIDFTIIPEDKNTIDQFLVNFYPTNFILDQTGKIVFVNDFFMEEMFPDMRKTIKKLLKS from the coding sequence ATGAGAAAATTTTTATTTTTATTTGTGATTTGTACAGGGTGGTTACAAGCACAACAATATCCATTTTTAACTACACACGCAAAAGAAATAACATTGGCTGAATTTCAGTCGTTTAAAACAAAAGATAGCCTTTGGGCTGTTGATAATTTTTTAGAAAGTGGAAAAAAATATGATCGAGTATATTTAGACTCAATTGTTAAAAGCAATAAAATTATACATTATAAGCAACTCTTTTTTAGAGATACAGTGGCGCAAAGATTTGCTGTTGTTTTAAAAGAAAGAACGGAGACTGAACTGAAAGAAAAGAAATTGGAAGTAAAAGTTAAGAATGAAGAGTTAAATGATAAAATTAAAAACGACAAAAAGAATAAGAAATTAATGTTAGGGAAGTCTATGCAAAATCTTGTATTAAAGGATATGCAAGGTAATGTTTATACTTCAGAAGACTTGAAAGGTAAAGTTGTTGTGGTCAATTTTTGGTTTACAAAATGTGTACCGTGTATTAAAGAAATTCCCGATTTAAATGCATTAAAAAAAGAGTTCGGTACAGATCAGGTGCTTTATTTTGCAGTTACATTTGATGCCAAAGAATTGCTTCAAGAATTTGTAAAAAAGAACACAATCGATTTTACAATTATACCTGAAGATAAAAATACCATCGATCAATTTTTGGTGAATTTTTATCCAACAAATTTTATACTCGATCAAACGGGAAAGATAGTTTTTGTTAATGATTTTTTTATGGAAGAAATGTTTCCTGACATGCGTAAAACGATTAAAAAATTATTAAAATCATAA
- a CDS encoding leucine--tRNA ligase encodes MKYFHNEIEAKWQQYWAENGTFKASNTSDKPKYYVLDMFPYPSGAGLHVGHPLGYIASDIVARFKRHQGYNVLHPQGYDSFGLPAEQYAIQTGQHPEKTTRENIARYREQLDKIGFSFDWSREVRTSNPDYYKHTQWIFIQLFNSWYNNASDKAEDISTLVSIFEKEGNANVNAVCDEHIISFTAAEWNAFSSEEQQKILLHYRLTYLAETEVNWCPALGTVLANDEIVNGVSERGGHPVIRKKMTQWSMRISAYAERLLQGLDTIDWTESLKESQRNWIGKSVGAAVSFQLLPTTNNQQPTTIDVFTTRPDTIFGVTFMTLAPEHELVAKITTPEQKAAVDAYIEATAKRSERERMADVKTISGVFTGAYAEHPFTKEPIPVWIGDYVLAGYGTGAVMAVPCGDERDYAFANFFKGTHGMPEIKNIFNQDISEAAYGEKGGFELVNSDFLNGLDYKAGTKKVIEELEKIGAGKAKVNYRLRDAVFSRQRYWGEPFPVYYVNGLPQMIDPKHLPIVLPEVEKYLPTEDGQPPLGNATDWAWDTVNNKVVSNTLCHAELDSASHNGVYPLELNTMPGWAGSSWYWMRYMDAHNENEFASADALKYWENVDLYIGGSEHATGHLLYSRFWNKFLKDRGFAPTEEPFQKLINQGMILGMSAFAYKVIGTLGIPPVFVSYNFFMTKDFEAVYAFLDVIHKKYNIKEWSKQMSIDIVPIHLDLSVILDSYNELDIEKFKAHPLYSEYKNSEFLLMDGTIYDNNEPYSGKQGRAYLVGREVEKMSKSKYNVVNPDDICNEYGADTLRLYEMFLGPLEQAKPWNTAGITGVYGFLKKLWRLYFDDNGLIVTDAEPTADMYKSLHKTIKKVTEDIENFSFNTSVSQFMICVNELSQQKCHHRAILEPLAVLVSPYAPHIAEELWSALGHEGSIATVAFPKFEEKYLVESEKEYPVSFNGKMRFTIKLPLDLTAAQIEEIVMADERTQNQLQGRTPNKVIIVPGKIINLVG; translated from the coding sequence ATGAAATATTTCCATAACGAAATCGAAGCCAAATGGCAACAATACTGGGCCGAAAACGGTACTTTTAAAGCATCCAATACGAGTGATAAACCTAAATATTATGTGTTAGATATGTTTCCTTATCCGTCTGGGGCAGGGTTACACGTAGGGCATCCATTAGGCTATATTGCTTCAGATATTGTAGCGCGTTTTAAAAGACACCAAGGCTATAATGTATTGCATCCGCAAGGATACGATTCGTTTGGTTTACCTGCGGAACAATATGCGATTCAAACCGGACAACATCCTGAAAAAACAACTCGTGAGAATATTGCACGTTACCGCGAACAATTAGATAAAATCGGATTTTCGTTTGATTGGAGTAGAGAAGTGCGTACTTCTAACCCTGATTATTACAAACATACACAGTGGATTTTTATTCAATTGTTTAACTCTTGGTACAATAATGCATCGGATAAAGCCGAAGATATTTCTACTTTGGTTTCAATTTTTGAAAAAGAAGGAAATGCGAATGTTAATGCGGTTTGCGATGAGCATATCATTTCTTTTACAGCAGCAGAATGGAATGCGTTTTCATCAGAAGAACAACAAAAAATTTTATTACACTATAGATTAACCTATTTAGCGGAAACGGAAGTAAACTGGTGTCCGGCTTTAGGAACGGTTTTAGCCAATGATGAAATCGTAAATGGTGTTTCGGAACGTGGTGGTCATCCTGTAATTCGTAAAAAAATGACCCAGTGGTCCATGCGAATTTCAGCTTATGCAGAACGTTTGTTACAAGGTTTAGATACGATTGATTGGACTGAGTCGTTGAAAGAATCACAACGCAATTGGATTGGAAAATCAGTCGGTGCTGCTGTTTCATTCCAACTTTTACCAACAACCAACAACCAACAACCAACAACTATTGATGTATTCACAACCCGTCCTGATACTATTTTCGGCGTGACATTTATGACGTTAGCTCCGGAACATGAATTGGTAGCAAAAATCACCACTCCAGAACAAAAAGCTGCGGTTGATGCTTATATTGAAGCAACGGCAAAACGTTCGGAACGTGAAAGAATGGCCGATGTGAAAACCATTTCTGGTGTTTTCACCGGTGCTTATGCAGAACATCCATTTACCAAAGAACCGATTCCGGTTTGGATTGGCGATTATGTATTAGCGGGTTACGGAACAGGTGCAGTGATGGCCGTTCCTTGTGGGGATGAACGTGATTATGCGTTCGCGAATTTTTTCAAAGGAACTCACGGAATGCCCGAAATTAAAAATATTTTCAACCAAGATATTTCTGAAGCTGCGTATGGTGAAAAAGGTGGTTTCGAATTAGTAAATTCCGATTTCTTAAACGGATTGGATTACAAAGCAGGAACTAAAAAAGTTATTGAAGAATTAGAAAAAATAGGCGCTGGAAAAGCAAAAGTGAATTACCGTTTACGTGATGCAGTGTTTTCTCGTCAACGCTATTGGGGTGAACCATTCCCAGTATATTACGTGAATGGCTTGCCACAAATGATTGATCCAAAACATTTGCCAATTGTTTTACCAGAAGTGGAGAAATATTTACCAACCGAAGACGGGCAACCACCATTAGGTAATGCTACGGATTGGGCTTGGGATACAGTAAATAATAAAGTAGTATCCAACACACTTTGTCATGCTGAACTTGATTCAGCATCTCACAATGGCGTTTATCCTTTGGAACTAAACACAATGCCAGGTTGGGCGGGTTCGTCTTGGTATTGGATGCGTTATATGGATGCGCACAACGAGAACGAATTTGCTAGTGCTGATGCATTAAAATATTGGGAAAACGTAGATTTATACATAGGAGGAAGTGAGCACGCAACGGGTCACTTATTATATTCTCGTTTTTGGAATAAATTCTTAAAAGATAGAGGTTTCGCTCCAACCGAAGAACCGTTCCAAAAATTAATCAATCAAGGAATGATTTTGGGAATGAGTGCTTTTGCTTATAAAGTAATTGGGACATTAGGAATTCCTCCAGTTTTTGTGTCATATAATTTTTTTATGACTAAAGATTTTGAAGCGGTATATGCTTTTTTAGATGTTATTCATAAAAAATATAACATTAAAGAATGGAGCAAACAAATGTCAATCGATATTGTTCCTATTCACTTGGATTTAAGCGTTATTCTTGATTCTTATAATGAATTAGATATTGAAAAATTTAAAGCACATCCATTATATTCCGAATATAAAAATTCTGAATTTTTATTAATGGATGGCACAATCTATGATAATAATGAACCATATTCTGGTAAACAAGGAAGAGCATATTTAGTAGGTCGCGAAGTAGAAAAAATGTCGAAATCAAAATACAACGTAGTCAATCCAGATGATATTTGTAACGAATACGGTGCGGATACTTTACGTTTGTATGAAATGTTCTTAGGGCCGTTAGAACAAGCTAAACCTTGGAACACTGCTGGTATTACAGGGGTTTATGGTTTCTTGAAAAAATTATGGCGTTTGTATTTTGATGATAATGGATTAATTGTAACAGATGCGGAACCAACAGCGGACATGTACAAATCGTTACATAAAACCATCAAAAAAGTAACGGAAGACATCGAGAATTTCTCGTTTAATACGTCGGTTTCGCAATTCATGATTTGTGTCAATGAGTTGTCGCAACAAAAATGTCATCATAGAGCCATCTTAGAACCTTTAGCAGTTTTAGTTTCGCCTTATGCGCCACATATTGCAGAAGAATTATGGAGTGCTTTGGGTCACGAAGGTTCTATTGCCACCGTGGCTTTCCCTAAATTTGAAGAAAAATATTTAGTAGAAAGTGAAAAAGAATATCCGGTTTCCTTCAATGGAAAAATGCGTTTCACTATTAAGTTGCCGTTAGATTTAACCGCAGCTCAAATCGAAGAAATCGTCATGGCCGATGAACGTACACAAAACCAGTTACAAGGTAGAACACCAAATAAAGTAATTATCGTTCCAGGTAAGATTATTAATTTGGTAGGGTAA
- a CDS encoding toxin-antitoxin system YwqK family antitoxin, whose amino-acid sequence MKNSILFVLLINSLFCFSQNWESSGYVNSDVYVPRIKQSETFFYSEYEFLLNEKQKTLAEIQTEIKANTFEPITYQVAKIDPHSTKVMKFIKGNIFSEKTYKNNVLNGITKIYYPDGITFQEATFVDGKVHGLYKIFSNDSDHSLVLETNYKNGIRNGIRRYTIPRENEVLEGNYVNGNLVGDLKYSTKYGYHLLPNDLKKGKVKTFSNQKLVSEFYIINEKDIHGEAIIYFYDVDKIAMKIPYFLGEKNGTAIMYDREGKEVNTIKYKHNKKVGDYIHYTKNNQISSEEHYDDEGNKTGVWKEYKNGLIYSEQSYKDNKLNGPYKLYKNGVLQNVEEYKNGIRNGKSENYNAENGQLISESVYKNDVTVKSIQYYKNQAKFSVFEKEEQSNVFTTKYYDKSGKLLHENKYNETRQPIGIQKNFSLRNDEAYANSETHYDANGKQTKHIYNFGSNSSTETNYRNGVPHGEKITTKDDVKTIEYYYESKGNSKKVTKEEFESLVKAEKK is encoded by the coding sequence ATGAAAAATAGTATATTATTCGTACTTCTTATTAATTCTCTTTTTTGTTTTTCTCAAAACTGGGAAAGTAGTGGCTATGTAAATTCAGATGTGTATGTTCCAAGAATCAAACAATCCGAAACTTTTTTTTATTCAGAATATGAATTTTTGTTGAATGAAAAACAGAAGACATTAGCTGAAATTCAAACAGAAATCAAGGCTAATACATTTGAACCAATCACTTATCAGGTTGCAAAAATAGATCCGCATTCAACAAAGGTGATGAAATTTATCAAAGGGAATATTTTTAGTGAAAAAACATATAAAAATAATGTGTTAAATGGAATTACTAAAATTTACTATCCAGACGGAATTACGTTCCAAGAAGCAACTTTTGTAGACGGAAAGGTTCACGGTCTGTACAAAATTTTTAGTAACGATAGCGACCATTCTTTGGTTTTGGAAACCAATTATAAAAACGGGATAAGAAACGGGATAAGAAGGTATACTATTCCTAGAGAAAATGAAGTGTTAGAAGGAAATTACGTCAACGGTAATTTAGTGGGCGATTTAAAATATTCTACAAAATATGGTTATCATTTGTTGCCAAATGATTTAAAAAAAGGTAAGGTGAAAACTTTTTCAAATCAAAAATTAGTTAGTGAATTTTATATCATTAATGAAAAAGATATTCATGGTGAGGCCATTATTTATTTCTATGATGTGGATAAAATTGCTATGAAAATTCCGTATTTTTTAGGTGAAAAAAATGGAACTGCAATAATGTATGATCGGGAAGGAAAAGAAGTGAATACAATAAAGTACAAGCACAATAAAAAAGTGGGTGATTATATTCACTATACCAAAAACAATCAAATTAGTAGTGAGGAACATTATGATGATGAAGGAAATAAAACAGGAGTTTGGAAGGAATACAAAAACGGACTTATTTATAGCGAACAAAGCTACAAAGACAATAAGTTAAATGGTCCTTATAAATTATATAAAAATGGGGTATTGCAAAACGTTGAGGAATACAAAAACGGAATTCGAAATGGAAAATCTGAAAATTACAATGCCGAAAACGGACAATTAATTAGTGAATCGGTTTATAAAAATGATGTAACTGTAAAATCGATTCAATACTACAAAAATCAAGCAAAATTTAGTGTTTTTGAAAAAGAGGAGCAATCGAATGTATTCACAACAAAGTATTATGATAAGTCTGGAAAATTATTACATGAGAATAAATATAATGAAACCAGACAGCCTATAGGAATTCAAAAGAATTTTTCATTGAGAAATGATGAAGCGTATGCCAATAGTGAAACACATTATGACGCTAATGGTAAGCAAACGAAACACATTTATAATTTTGGCAGCAATTCTTCTACAGAAACCAATTATAGAAATGGGGTTCCTCATGGAGAAAAAATTACTACTAAAGATGATGTAAAAACCATTGAATACTATTATGAATCTAAAGGCAATTCAAAAAAAGTAACGAAAGAAGAATTTGAAAGTTTAGTGAAGGCAGAGAAAAAATAG
- a CDS encoding WG repeat-containing protein: protein MTLKKIIPTLLISVYSIVLHAQEIAIPYRDGTKWGMCNPEGKIILEPQFDQLEFKQNYDSDYRTVYSKLKDKTGLIIDGKILFEAKYSQLYFDDENYVLISEDASTKATAIVDKKGNSILKKPIVEIIASEHITETLKLYHVLNKDFTESVFTLNKKTNVIEQWLYEDYYSVQILKKVGGRYNLVCNTKKLEKDALQTEVWNFEKAPYVKSKKVLFQTEDQYLEQFYKKAKTKSTNYSGSGSGSGSGNGDVMIDQGYEDAIYSVERGDRDIAVEMDESVGTKKPQLYFNYSLQNDNGNLLLETKQEYSKEPKKFTTQVKRKEPLKNLEIINYSYYKHTNDSVLNYRNIAFYQTKNKVGVVFPDEVSRVIEFDTIIKSFAQVNKNNTFEEVTFIVGNKGNKSNAYKYSLFSSKKGLFFPLQFDEIVKFQYKNNNGNVVYKTKMGSNYGLIESNGNVLLKTEYEDFKRPSYNSHSTNVTKTYLLRKNNKFGLIYQNEATYKEEIIDAVFDYEIDDVLINYPNKARYVTSQSNLKLVTLKNADNEIVGYANANGTLYFKN, encoded by the coding sequence ATGACGCTTAAAAAAATAATTCCCACGTTACTTATCTCTGTCTATTCTATAGTTTTACATGCGCAAGAAATAGCAATCCCGTATCGTGATGGAACTAAATGGGGCATGTGTAATCCTGAGGGAAAAATTATTCTTGAACCTCAATTCGATCAACTCGAATTTAAACAAAATTATGATAGCGACTATCGAACGGTCTACTCTAAATTAAAAGATAAAACAGGATTAATTATTGATGGTAAAATTCTTTTTGAAGCCAAGTATTCTCAGCTCTATTTCGATGATGAAAATTATGTGTTAATTTCTGAAGATGCCTCTACAAAAGCGACAGCTATTGTCGATAAAAAAGGGAATTCTATTTTAAAAAAACCAATCGTTGAAATAATTGCTTCAGAACATATTACTGAAACGTTAAAACTGTACCATGTTTTAAATAAAGATTTCACAGAAAGTGTTTTTACACTAAATAAAAAGACCAATGTGATTGAACAATGGTTGTATGAGGATTATTATTCGGTTCAAATCTTAAAAAAAGTAGGCGGTAGGTATAATTTGGTTTGTAATACTAAAAAATTAGAAAAGGATGCCCTGCAAACTGAGGTTTGGAATTTTGAAAAAGCACCTTATGTAAAGTCAAAAAAAGTACTGTTTCAAACGGAAGATCAATATTTAGAACAATTTTACAAAAAAGCCAAAACCAAGTCAACTAATTATAGTGGTTCTGGTTCTGGTTCCGGTTCAGGAAATGGAGATGTTATGATAGATCAAGGATATGAAGATGCGATTTATTCCGTTGAACGTGGAGATAGAGATATAGCAGTAGAAATGGATGAGAGCGTTGGAACAAAAAAACCACAGCTTTATTTTAATTATTCTTTACAAAATGATAACGGAAATCTTCTTTTGGAAACAAAACAAGAATATTCTAAAGAACCCAAAAAATTTACAACACAGGTAAAAAGAAAAGAACCTTTAAAAAATCTTGAAATCATAAATTACTCTTATTATAAGCATACAAATGATTCGGTTTTAAATTATAGAAACATTGCTTTTTATCAGACTAAAAATAAGGTTGGTGTCGTTTTTCCAGATGAAGTATCAAGAGTAATTGAGTTTGACACCATTATCAAATCGTTTGCGCAGGTTAACAAAAATAACACTTTTGAAGAAGTAACCTTTATTGTGGGAAATAAAGGAAATAAATCGAATGCGTACAAATACAGTTTGTTTTCAAGTAAAAAAGGTTTGTTTTTCCCTCTGCAATTTGATGAAATAGTGAAGTTTCAATATAAAAACAACAATGGAAATGTAGTCTATAAGACTAAAATGGGTTCTAACTATGGTTTAATAGAATCGAATGGAAATGTGTTGCTTAAAACAGAATATGAAGATTTTAAACGACCAAGTTATAATTCTCATTCTACTAATGTTACCAAAACTTATTTGCTAAGAAAAAACAATAAGTTTGGACTAATCTATCAAAATGAAGCCACTTATAAAGAGGAAATTATTGACGCTGTTTTTGATTATGAAATTGATGATGTTCTAATTAATTACCCAAATAAAGCAAGATATGTAACTAGCCAGTCCAATTTGAAATTAGTAACGTTAAAAAATGCGGATAATGAAATTGTGGGTTATGCCAATGCTAACGGAACCTTATACTTTAAAAACTAA
- a CDS encoding cell division protein FtsX: MALSFEQYQRRRLISSYFSVVFSIFLVLFLLGALGLFVINSEKISNDFKENIPMNVYFKDEASDTILKAFDTELKNSKFVRSYEFVDKEKAAKNNEDIVGKDFKEFLGFNPLQNSFDIHLKADYVTSAEIRKIEMEIKRNPLVSDVIYPKELVDLVNENVAKISVWILAISSVLAIIAMLLINSSIRISIYSQRFTIKTMQLVGATKSFIRKPFIIRSIVLGLIGSVLAIIALTFVWLYVDGLFPTLGIAKDFVSFGIVALGVLAVGTIITWISTYFATTRFLNLRTDDLY, translated from the coding sequence ATGGCATTATCATTTGAGCAATATCAACGCAGGAGATTGATTTCATCTTATTTTTCGGTTGTTTTTAGTATTTTTTTAGTGTTGTTCCTTTTAGGCGCTTTAGGACTTTTTGTGATTAATTCTGAAAAAATCTCGAATGACTTTAAGGAAAATATTCCAATGAACGTCTATTTTAAAGATGAAGCAAGCGATACTATTTTAAAAGCGTTTGATACGGAATTGAAAAATTCAAAGTTTGTGAGAAGTTATGAATTTGTTGACAAAGAAAAAGCGGCTAAGAATAATGAAGATATAGTTGGAAAAGATTTTAAAGAATTTTTAGGTTTTAATCCTTTACAAAATTCGTTTGACATTCACTTGAAAGCAGACTATGTTACGAGTGCTGAAATTAGAAAAATAGAAATGGAGATTAAAAGAAACCCTTTGGTTTCAGACGTGATTTATCCAAAAGAATTAGTAGATTTAGTAAATGAAAATGTTGCAAAAATTAGCGTTTGGATTTTGGCGATTAGTTCTGTATTAGCCATTATTGCTATGTTATTAATCAATAGTTCTATTCGAATTTCTATTTATTCGCAACGATTTACAATTAAAACCATGCAATTGGTTGGCGCTACAAAATCATTTATCAGAAAACCATTCATAATAAGAAGTATTGTACTTGGTTTAATAGGTTCTGTTTTAGCTATTATTGCTTTAACTTTTGTATGGCTTTATGTAGATGGTTTATTTCCTACACTAGGAATAGCTAAAGATTTTGTTTCATTTGGAATAGTAGCCTTAGGTGTTTTAGCCGTTGGGACAATTATTACTTGGATTAGCACTTATTTTGCTACCACTCGTTTCCTAAATTTAAGAACAGACGATTTATATTAA
- a CDS encoding DUF3098 domain-containing protein — translation MKEENNKPEFLFGAANYKVLLVGLAVIALGFILMSGGGNDNPEVFNEEVFSFRRIRLAPTVVLIGFGITIYSIFVKNKK, via the coding sequence ATGAAAGAAGAAAACAACAAACCAGAATTTTTATTTGGTGCAGCCAATTATAAAGTATTATTAGTAGGCTTAGCGGTTATAGCTTTAGGCTTTATTCTTATGTCAGGCGGTGGCAACGACAATCCAGAAGTTTTCAATGAAGAAGTTTTTAGTTTTAGAAGAATACGCTTAGCGCCTACGGTTGTATTAATTGGATTTGGAATTACAATTTATTCCATTTTTGTCAAAAATAAAAAATAG
- a CDS encoding tail fiber domain-containing protein translates to MKQPLFLILLFIANYSLAQVGIGTTTPHPSSILHLNSTNSGLLIPRLTAAQKTAVLSPAIGLLIYQTDGAAGFWYFNGISWVPFGGGSSYTFNNGLTLTGSNAQLGGELTKYTTIDFKDYDLTFKTTSTSSFPGNLVVEGRNRKVMETAIYDNFVHFGGGFPYIGTSVDGTTLTDYSGSTYPIDVVASFQSDGAIAGSAIKTGSVEYIMDGISELYLEASGGFHPRNDNTSSFGCSLGTSTKRWSSVYANNGVIQTSDVRFKKNIKPLEYGLNEVLQLNTITYNWKDNKIGNTIIPAEFEKAKIGFSAQNLLEVIPEVVETHSWQPKDENGNYIRVENEKLGVNYSELIPVLVNAIKELKSEIDFLKSELQKK, encoded by the coding sequence ATGAAACAACCACTATTTTTAATTTTGCTTTTTATTGCTAACTACTCCTTGGCGCAAGTTGGAATTGGTACCACAACACCACATCCAAGTTCAATTTTACATTTGAATAGTACCAATTCTGGCTTGTTAATCCCTAGATTAACAGCCGCCCAAAAAACAGCAGTCCTCAGTCCCGCGATTGGTTTATTAATATACCAAACTGACGGTGCTGCTGGTTTTTGGTACTTTAATGGTATTTCATGGGTTCCATTTGGCGGCGGTAGCTCGTACACATTTAATAATGGTTTAACTCTTACAGGTTCAAACGCACAGTTAGGTGGTGAATTAACTAAATATACAACGATTGATTTTAAAGATTATGATCTTACTTTTAAAACAACATCTACGTCATCTTTTCCAGGTAATTTAGTTGTTGAAGGCCGAAATAGAAAGGTTATGGAAACCGCAATCTATGATAATTTTGTTCATTTTGGCGGAGGTTTTCCCTATATTGGCACATCAGTAGACGGAACAACTTTAACAGACTACAGCGGCTCAACTTATCCAATAGATGTTGTAGCCAGTTTTCAATCGGATGGTGCCATCGCAGGAAGTGCCATAAAAACAGGTTCAGTAGAATATATTATGGATGGTATTAGTGAACTGTATTTGGAAGCTTCTGGAGGATTTCATCCAAGAAACGACAATACCAGTTCGTTTGGTTGTAGTCTTGGTACCTCAACGAAACGTTGGTCTTCGGTTTATGCTAATAATGGGGTTATTCAAACGTCAGATGTTCGATTTAAAAAGAATATTAAGCCTTTAGAATATGGACTAAATGAAGTACTTCAATTAAATACAATTACTTATAATTGGAAAGATAATAAAATTGGAAATACTATAATTCCTGCTGAATTTGAAAAAGCTAAAATAGGTTTTTCTGCTCAAAATCTATTAGAAGTAATACCAGAAGTTGTTGAAACGCACTCATGGCAACCTAAAGATGAAAATGGAAATTATATAAGAGTTGAAAATGAAAAACTTGGAGTGAATTATTCTGAATTAATCCCTGTACTTGTAAATGCAATTAAAGAATTGAAATCTGAAATAGACTTTTTGAAATCTGAATTGCAAAAAAAATAA